The following are encoded together in the Lathyrus oleraceus cultivar Zhongwan6 chromosome 3, CAAS_Psat_ZW6_1.0, whole genome shotgun sequence genome:
- the LOC127126545 gene encoding uncharacterized protein LOC127126545 isoform X1: protein MAFRCDKHLKITDGRSPDQESIGSGAKRSSVSSGSRSRNQKEFFYKFVESDCLNEKLVDWFESVTEKYTLKQQAFDVPFELIELQKFDYALEGIPFQQLTRMPNAVHASTSEAVEATSCLAIEDFLHASMKGLWEAFWSQDEPMPFSAACLYNANMKFYQAENAIANGRLGGLCGTGILLNNSRHPHGKWDHLLELTLLRTDIRGLAVGSDWQPSLPVLGEALFYAIRMLLARSLSRLSFFPDPSTAFVLLVDSQYGGVVKVEGDVSKLNFDVNNVYECAAEWVKNHSRISVSPIYRIWNKLGNANWGDIGALQVLFATFHCIMQYAGMPKYSIEDLAADHSSRLQTRRIERQLGDTTRVNGNGLFRYQQRSVSPEIVEVQDDYVNVDSKELMKLEEGSLLWLEDSDGQKGYQIQEVMNTGELTYYIASYVEDPGIDLFLYVGSHPSQLEPAWEDMNLWYQVQRQTKVLTIMKQKGLSSKYLPELIAFGRIVHPGHCRRPSSGGNCDHPWCGTPVLVTSPIGETVAEMVESGRFGSDEAIKCCHDCLSALSTATSAGLRHGDIRPENVICVRSGVRHPYFVLIGWGHAILEDRDRPAMNLHFSSTYALQEGKLCSASDAESLVYMLYYSCGGVFPDLDSVEGALQWRETSWSRRSIQQKLGDISTVLKAFADYVDSLCGTPYPMNYDIWLRRLTRNIPEDDHGKEIVRAC, encoded by the exons ATGGCCTTTCGCTGCGACAAGCATCTGAAAATAACAGATG GTAGATCCCCAGACCAGGAATCAATCGGGTCTGGGGCAAAGAGGTCCAGTGTGTCATCTGGTAGTAGGTCTAGAAATCAGAAGGAGTTCTTCTATAAATTCGTTGAAAGTGACTGTCTGAATGAAAAACTTGTAGATTGGTTTGAATCTGTAACAGAAAAATATACATTGAAACAGCAAGCATTTGATGTTCCATTTGAGTTGATTGAACTTCAAAAATTTGATTACGCACTAGAGGGGATTCCATTTCAGCAGCTGACACGCATGCCTAATGCTGTTCATGCTTCTACATCTGAAGCTGTAGAAGCAACATCGTGTCTTGCGATTGAAGATTTCCTACATGCTAGTATGAAGGGCTTGTGGGAGGCATTTTGGAGTCAAGACGAGCCTATGCCTTTTTCTGCGGCTTGTCTGTATAATGCAAACATGAAATTTTATCAGGCTGAAAATGCTATTGCTAACGGAAGACTTGGAGGACTTTGTGGCACTGGTATATTGCTTAATAATTCTAGACATCCTCATGGGAAATGGGATCATCTCCTTGAATTAACACTTCTAAGAACAGATATCAGAGGTCTAGCTGTTGGCAGCGACTGGCAGCCTTCTCTGCCGGTCCTAGGAGAAGCTCTATTTTATGCTATTCGAATGCTGTTGGCAAGGAGTTTGAGTAGACTGAGTTTCTTTCCGGATCCAAGCACAGCGTTTGTTCTTCTAGTTGATTCTCAATACGGGGGAGTTGTAAAGGTTGAAGGAGATGTAAGTAAGCTCAATTTTGATGTGAATAATGTTTATGAATGTGCTGCCGAATGGGTAAAAAATCATTCTAGAATTTCTGTTTCTCCAATTTATAGAATCTGGAACAAGCTAGGAAATGCAAACTGGGGAGATATCGGTGCTCTACAGGTTTTATTTGCAACCTTTCACTGTATAATGCAATATGCTGGAATGCCCAAGTACTCTATTGAGGATTTAGCTGCCGATCATAGTTCACGTCTCCAAACGAGAAGAATTGAGAGGCAGTTAGGAGATACCACCAGAGTGAATGGAAATGGCCTATTTCGTTACCAGCAGCGTAGTGTTTCCCCTGAGATTGTCGAAGTTCAGGATGATTATGTCAATGTTGATTCCAAAGAGTTGATGAAATTAGAAGAAGGATCTTTGTTATGGCTGGAGGATTCAGATGGGCAAAAGGGTTATCAGATACAAGAAGTAATGAATACTGGTGAATTGACATACTACATTGCATCTTATGTTGAAGATCCAGGAATAGATCTGTTTCTGTATGTGGGATCTCATCCCTCCCAGCTGGAACCAGCATGGGAAGATATGAATTTATGGTATCAGGTCCAGAGGCAAACCAAAGTATTGACAATAATGAAGCAGAAAGGTCTCTCGAGCAAATATCTGCCTGAATTAATTGCCTTTGGAAGAATCGTACACCCTGGTCATTGTCGAAGGCCCAGCTCTGGTGGAAATTGTGACCACCCTTGGTGCGGGACCCCTGTTCTTGTGACCAGTCCAATTGGTGAAACAGTCGCTGAAATGGTAGAGTCAGGCCGATTTGGTTCAGACGAGGCTATCAAATGTTGCCATGATTGCTTATCAGCACTCTCAACTGCTACCTCGGCGGGACTACGGCACGGAGACATCAGGCCAGAGAATGTGATCTGTGTTAGGTCTGGTGTGAGGCACCCTTATTTTGTTCTAATTGGGTGGGGCCATGCAATTCTTGAAGACAGAGACCGTCCTGCCATGAATCTTCACTTTTCATCTACTTACGCACTTCAGGAAGGAAAGCTATGCTCCGCCTCTGATGCAGAAAGCCTAGTTTATATGCTTTATTATTCATGCGGTGGTGTATTCCCTGACCTAGATTCAGTAGAGGGAGCGCTACAATGGAGAGAGACATCTTGGTCAAGGAGATCAATTCAACAGAAGCTTGGTGATATTTCCACAGTGCTGAAAGCTTTTGCGGATTATGTCGACAGTCTATGCGGAACGCCATATCCCATGAACTATGACATATGGCTGAGAAGGTTGACGCGAAATATTCCGGAAGATGATCATGGAAAGGAAATTGTTAGAGCATGCTAA
- the LOC127126545 gene encoding uncharacterized protein LOC127126545 isoform X2: MQGRSPDQESIGSGAKRSSVSSGSRSRNQKEFFYKFVESDCLNEKLVDWFESVTEKYTLKQQAFDVPFELIELQKFDYALEGIPFQQLTRMPNAVHASTSEAVEATSCLAIEDFLHASMKGLWEAFWSQDEPMPFSAACLYNANMKFYQAENAIANGRLGGLCGTGILLNNSRHPHGKWDHLLELTLLRTDIRGLAVGSDWQPSLPVLGEALFYAIRMLLARSLSRLSFFPDPSTAFVLLVDSQYGGVVKVEGDVSKLNFDVNNVYECAAEWVKNHSRISVSPIYRIWNKLGNANWGDIGALQVLFATFHCIMQYAGMPKYSIEDLAADHSSRLQTRRIERQLGDTTRVNGNGLFRYQQRSVSPEIVEVQDDYVNVDSKELMKLEEGSLLWLEDSDGQKGYQIQEVMNTGELTYYIASYVEDPGIDLFLYVGSHPSQLEPAWEDMNLWYQVQRQTKVLTIMKQKGLSSKYLPELIAFGRIVHPGHCRRPSSGGNCDHPWCGTPVLVTSPIGETVAEMVESGRFGSDEAIKCCHDCLSALSTATSAGLRHGDIRPENVICVRSGVRHPYFVLIGWGHAILEDRDRPAMNLHFSSTYALQEGKLCSASDAESLVYMLYYSCGGVFPDLDSVEGALQWRETSWSRRSIQQKLGDISTVLKAFADYVDSLCGTPYPMNYDIWLRRLTRNIPEDDHGKEIVRAC; the protein is encoded by the exons ATGCAAG GTAGATCCCCAGACCAGGAATCAATCGGGTCTGGGGCAAAGAGGTCCAGTGTGTCATCTGGTAGTAGGTCTAGAAATCAGAAGGAGTTCTTCTATAAATTCGTTGAAAGTGACTGTCTGAATGAAAAACTTGTAGATTGGTTTGAATCTGTAACAGAAAAATATACATTGAAACAGCAAGCATTTGATGTTCCATTTGAGTTGATTGAACTTCAAAAATTTGATTACGCACTAGAGGGGATTCCATTTCAGCAGCTGACACGCATGCCTAATGCTGTTCATGCTTCTACATCTGAAGCTGTAGAAGCAACATCGTGTCTTGCGATTGAAGATTTCCTACATGCTAGTATGAAGGGCTTGTGGGAGGCATTTTGGAGTCAAGACGAGCCTATGCCTTTTTCTGCGGCTTGTCTGTATAATGCAAACATGAAATTTTATCAGGCTGAAAATGCTATTGCTAACGGAAGACTTGGAGGACTTTGTGGCACTGGTATATTGCTTAATAATTCTAGACATCCTCATGGGAAATGGGATCATCTCCTTGAATTAACACTTCTAAGAACAGATATCAGAGGTCTAGCTGTTGGCAGCGACTGGCAGCCTTCTCTGCCGGTCCTAGGAGAAGCTCTATTTTATGCTATTCGAATGCTGTTGGCAAGGAGTTTGAGTAGACTGAGTTTCTTTCCGGATCCAAGCACAGCGTTTGTTCTTCTAGTTGATTCTCAATACGGGGGAGTTGTAAAGGTTGAAGGAGATGTAAGTAAGCTCAATTTTGATGTGAATAATGTTTATGAATGTGCTGCCGAATGGGTAAAAAATCATTCTAGAATTTCTGTTTCTCCAATTTATAGAATCTGGAACAAGCTAGGAAATGCAAACTGGGGAGATATCGGTGCTCTACAGGTTTTATTTGCAACCTTTCACTGTATAATGCAATATGCTGGAATGCCCAAGTACTCTATTGAGGATTTAGCTGCCGATCATAGTTCACGTCTCCAAACGAGAAGAATTGAGAGGCAGTTAGGAGATACCACCAGAGTGAATGGAAATGGCCTATTTCGTTACCAGCAGCGTAGTGTTTCCCCTGAGATTGTCGAAGTTCAGGATGATTATGTCAATGTTGATTCCAAAGAGTTGATGAAATTAGAAGAAGGATCTTTGTTATGGCTGGAGGATTCAGATGGGCAAAAGGGTTATCAGATACAAGAAGTAATGAATACTGGTGAATTGACATACTACATTGCATCTTATGTTGAAGATCCAGGAATAGATCTGTTTCTGTATGTGGGATCTCATCCCTCCCAGCTGGAACCAGCATGGGAAGATATGAATTTATGGTATCAGGTCCAGAGGCAAACCAAAGTATTGACAATAATGAAGCAGAAAGGTCTCTCGAGCAAATATCTGCCTGAATTAATTGCCTTTGGAAGAATCGTACACCCTGGTCATTGTCGAAGGCCCAGCTCTGGTGGAAATTGTGACCACCCTTGGTGCGGGACCCCTGTTCTTGTGACCAGTCCAATTGGTGAAACAGTCGCTGAAATGGTAGAGTCAGGCCGATTTGGTTCAGACGAGGCTATCAAATGTTGCCATGATTGCTTATCAGCACTCTCAACTGCTACCTCGGCGGGACTACGGCACGGAGACATCAGGCCAGAGAATGTGATCTGTGTTAGGTCTGGTGTGAGGCACCCTTATTTTGTTCTAATTGGGTGGGGCCATGCAATTCTTGAAGACAGAGACCGTCCTGCCATGAATCTTCACTTTTCATCTACTTACGCACTTCAGGAAGGAAAGCTATGCTCCGCCTCTGATGCAGAAAGCCTAGTTTATATGCTTTATTATTCATGCGGTGGTGTATTCCCTGACCTAGATTCAGTAGAGGGAGCGCTACAATGGAGAGAGACATCTTGGTCAAGGAGATCAATTCAACAGAAGCTTGGTGATATTTCCACAGTGCTGAAAGCTTTTGCGGATTATGTCGACAGTCTATGCGGAACGCCATATCCCATGAACTATGACATATGGCTGAGAAGGTTGACGCGAAATATTCCGGAAGATGATCATGGAAAGGAAATTGTTAGAGCATGCTAA